ATTGAGCGCAACGATCCGAGGTCAATACAACGAAAAGAAAGGTTTGTCCGGCAGTTTGGGTTTGAGTTACGATACGCAATCCGGTTACGGAGCAACGGTTGGTCTTACGTCCGGATTCGGTCCTCTTCTGAGTGTAACCCCTTCTTGGACGGTTTCAGAATACGGTGGTTTGAGCAGCGACGTTCAATACGGAGTTAACAAAAATCTTTTCGGGAATATCTTTAACAAGGTTAATAACCCTGAACACTCCGCCGCGAATCGGAATTTATTAAGCGACATTTTTGACGGTTTTGGCGCCGCTCTTAGCGGTTTGAACGGTGAGAACCTTTCTAACGGCTGGAATGGGATCAAGAATGCGTTGTTTGGTGGTGATGGGAACGTAGCAACAGTCAAACCGGGTCCTCGTCCGGGAACATACGTTGACGAAGACGGTACAGTGTTGGTTCGAGATCCGAAGACAGGGAATCTTGTAATTGAGGGCTCGATCGGAAACCTTATACTTGTTGATTCTCGCGGTGGACTGTCAAACCCGGATTATCAGCAAGCAGTGGACAAGATACACGGTGAACTTTATCCGCAAGAGGAAGGCCTTGGAGAATCCGTAGTGAAGGGTTTTGTGGATCAGCTTACCGGAGTGTTGAAAAAACTTCTTTCCCCTGTTGTAAAAACGGGCTTGGATGCGATGAACAACATCCAGGAAGTATCTGGAAAACTTGGAGACGTCTCGGAGTCTTTTCAGATCACAAAACCGCTTGTGGAAGATACGATCCAATTGCTTTACAAGCAAATGGATTCCGAGAGACAGATCTGGAGAAACAAGAATGATGCGATTTACGATCAGATAACTGATTTAGGTTATACGGAAGGAGATCCAGAAAAAGAACAAATGTTGGCTACATTAAATGAAAAGAAGGCAAGGCTAAAAAATGATCTCGCTAGCACTTTAGATTCCTTAGACTCCAAAGTAGGTAGCTTGATCAGTTTAGCTTCGGATTTAAATGCGGGAAAAACAACGAATCTAACCGGGGCGTATTCTCAGATCTACGATGGACTCATGCGAGTAACCAGTCCAGAGTTATCGGGAAAAAGTAGGTCTGTGGCGAATTTGGCGCATACGACTCAAAATTTCTTGATTTCCTATTTTTCCTACAAAGTGACAGGTATGGCTGGAACGGTGAATGAAACGGGATCAGCAAGCGCCTTCAACGATTACGCGAAACAACAACGCAATGTTTTACGTAATCTTTGGACTCGATATATGAAAGAATCGAATCGGAATAACGAAAGACCTTACGTGAATCCAGTCTTTTAAAAAAGGAGCAACAATGAAATTCAGAACGATCTTAGTATTTAGTTTTCTTTTTACGATTTCGATATGGGGGGAGCCTCCAAGGCCTTCTAATGTTCCGAGAGGTGCGATATACAATGAGAAACGGGATAGATTCATTTTAAAAGAGCAAGATGGGTCTTTTAAAAAAGAAACTGAATGGGATAGTCTTGGTATTATCAAAACTGAAGCCTATTCACTTGATAGCTTAAATGATTTCACAATTTACTTAAATGGCAGGTGGCATTCGAGAGAACAGTATTACGGATTTAATATAGACAAAGCTAAAATACTTCCACCTCGTGAAAAGCCGAGTTCGATTCCGAAAGAAGCCGAGTTTAATTTTGATTTTCGTAAATGGGAATTGGGTGAAACTAAAGAGGGAAAGAAAGAAGGCGTTTGGAAACTCTGGTGGCCTACGGGAGAAGCGGGAGGTAGCGTTGAATACAAAAACGGAGTTTATGACGGTAAGCTTAATGTGATTTGGGAAAACGGTAGAACTCTCGAGACGTGTATGTATGCCTCGGGAAAAGAAGAAGGGGAAAGATTATTATATCATGAATCCGGAAAGCTGCATT
The nucleotide sequence above comes from Leptospira weilii. Encoded proteins:
- a CDS encoding toxin-antitoxin system YwqK family antitoxin; its protein translation is MKFRTILVFSFLFTISIWGEPPRPSNVPRGAIYNEKRDRFILKEQDGSFKKETEWDSLGIIKTEAYSLDSLNDFTIYLNGRWHSREQYYGFNIDKAKILPPREKPSSIPKEAEFNFDFRKWELGETKEGKKEGVWKLWWPTGEAGGSVEYKNGVYDGKLNVIWENGRTLETCMYASGKEEGERLLYHESGKLHWTVKYVHGLKEGESFQYYDTGELKYRTLYAKGEATMQERYENSKLVERKFFKNKKVIKHEKF